The genome window ACTTCTATAAGATGTAATTTTTCGGTCTTGCTGTATTTTTTTATTTGAAATGCTTTCTTTTATTTATTAATTGAATTTAATTTTGAAAAATAGAAATTTGAAATTGCAAGAATGACAAGGTTTATCAAAGGCACAATAACATTTGCTGTTGGGTCTCCTACTACATAATGTATGATAGCAGCCGAAATATATAAGATTCCAAATCCTGCATAAGCCCATTCTTTTACTTTTGCGGAAAAAAATGGAGCCATTAAAACTATTGCTCCGATTAGTTTTGAAATCCCAACTTGAACTCTAAAATAATCAGGAAATCCAAAGTGCTTATATGATTCTACAATTTTTGTATCCGTAAAATACCAATAAACAGCAAGTAATGAACCTATGCTAATTAAACTTGTAGTTACCCAATAAATGATTTTGTCCTTCTTCATCCTAAATTATTTTATGGTTTCTAAATAACCTTTTCTTAATTCATCAGTTCCGCTTATTACATTTCCGAAGAAAGTTGTTTCTGTTTTGATACCACAAAATTCAAAAATACCTACTTCGATGGTTCTGAGCTGTGCTGTGAGCATAAGAGTTTCTTCATAAACAGCCGTTGGTGTATTCATGTTGATATATACGTGAGCTGTTTTTCCTTTTAATAAGCCTACAGGGCCATTTTCGGTAATCTGAAAAGCAAATCCATGCGAAAATACTCTATCAATAAACCCTTTTAACATCGCTGGCATTTGTGACCACCACATAGGGTAAACAATGGTCAAATGGTCTGCCCAAGTAATTGCTTCTTGATATTTCTGAATATCAGTTGGCATTTCTTTGCCCATAAACATAAATTCAATGTCGGGCATTGCCAAAACAGGATTAAAGCCTTCGCCATATAAGTCAATAATTTGTACTTCATCGCCTTTGGCTGTGGCTTTTGTTGCTACTTCATCTACAATTGCTTTTGTAAAACTAGCAGGGTTTAAGTGCGAAAAAATAATTAAATGTTTCATTTTATTTTAGATTTTAAATTTGTTACTATTTTGTTACTCCTCAGGTACTAAGAAACTAAGTTTCTAAGAGGCTAAGAACTTGATAATAAAAGCTACAGGGATATTTTGTTTTTTAAATAATGATTTTGGTAAAATAAAAAGCATTAATCGATACTAGGTTTTAGTCTTAGTGCCTTGTATCTTAGAATCTTAGTACCTGAGCAGTTACACTATCTTTTATGATTGAATTTTCAAAAGTTTTGTAGGCAAGTTTGTTTCATTGTTTTGATTTTTAACTTATTTTAGACTTTTTAGTCTATTTTATGTCGGGTTTTTAATGATTACTTAAATTTATTAAAATTGAAAATCGATTTAAAATAGACTAAAAAGTATATTTTTGGTTGAAAAAAAAACTAATTTGAATAATTAGTTAATTCCATTTTTAAACTTTTTATCAATCCACGCATCGGTTGTGCTGTATTCATGCAACGGCAGATAACAATGGCTCCTTCAATGGCAGATTGCGCTTTAAAAGCATAAATATCAGGCTGCAAGTCTTGGCTAAATTCTCCATCTTGAATGCCTTGTTTTAATATTTCAACAAAAACATTTTGACTTTGCTTAAAGGTTTCTCCTATTTTCTCTTTAATATACGGAAAATTATCATCAGCTTCTACCGCAAGGTTCATTAAAGGACAACCACCTTTGATATGCATTTGCAAAGGGTCTTTATAAAAATCAAAATAAGCAAATATTTTTCCTTTTGCGGTTTTCTCTTTGCTAATCAATGCCATCAAAGCAATGCCGTTAGACTCTATCATGTAGCTAACAACCTGTAACGAAAGTGCTTCTTTGTTTTCAAAATGGCCATAAAGACAGCCTTTTGTCAATTTTGTAGCCTCAAGAACATCATCAATATTTGTCCCTGAAATACCTTTTTGGTTATAAATAGGTGCTGCTGTTTCTATTATAAACTGTTTTGTTCTTTCTGCTTTTGTCATCATCACATTACTTTTTTGAATTGTAAAAATAAACCAAAAAGTTTATTTTATAACACTATTTTTTTAGTAAGTGAATTATACGGGCAAAGATATAGTATTCACTTTCAATACGCAAGTGTTTTTTTGTTTTATTTTTAAATAAGACAAAATATTTTTTATGCGTTTAATTGTAATACGTTACTGCTAATGTTTTTTTCGGCATTAACCTTTAAAATTTTTCAGAAGTTTTTGATTGCCTAGATGCAAAGTACAATATTGTCATAGAAATAATTTCTACCACTAGTGGTGGCAGTATTGCACTTGACCAGCCATCAACGATAACACTGTATATTCTACCAAAAAAAACGACTGTTATGAGCATTAGTGCCGATTGGTACCAAGTTTTGTTTTTGGTTAGCAATCCTGTAATTAGCATAAATCCGATGGCTACAAGTGTACCGCTGATGGCACCACGGAAGGTATTGTGAGCCAGAATACTATTCAAATCCACACCATACAATGCTACTGTATCTGATGGGAAAAACATATTTTTAAATCCTAAAAGTAATATCGATATGATATTGACTACAACTAAAATGTTTATTAATTTTTTCATCAATTGTATTTTTTTTACTTGAAATATTTTTGTCTTATGTGTTTTTAATTTTTCAATAACCCTATTTGTCCTAAATGATAGGATAGGTGATTGGTCCTACTCAAAACCACATTCAATTTATTTCGATGCGGTTCTTTTGCAAAATCTTCATCAGATACTGCTGTATGTTTTGCTAACCATTGTGTTGGCGTGAGCGATTTTAATTGAGATAGTACTGTATTATTGACCTCATTCCATTGGGTTCTTAATTGCTCTATACTTGGTTTGGGCAGTTCTGATTTGTCAGGGTTTTTGACAAATATCTCTAGCAGTTCGGGGTATAAACTTTCGCCAAATCCTAGTAGAGGCAACATGTTATCATGCACTGCAATAAGATGCCCCAATAAATAATGCCCTGTGTTTTTTGAAGCTGAAACTTCTTGAGATAATTGCTCGTCTGAAAAACTTTCAATTAGTTTTGAGGCTCTTTTAATAGTACTGCTAAATGTATCGAGTACGATTTTATATATGATTTCGTTTTCCATTTTTTGTTATTTAAAGTTGTCATCTAAAATTACTTTTTTATGATGAATCAAATGTTTTTCAATTTATTTTGGATGATGATTCGCTCTCATTATTATTTGTTTCAAATACTAATACGCTGGCCAATATGCATCCAAATAATAGAAGAAAGCTCATTTTTATGTTTCTCTTTTAGTATTTGTTCAGGATAATAAACGGGTTCGTCACTCAAGTCAAAAGTGCCATAGTGCATCGGAATCCATTTTTTGGCTTTTAAATCTTTGAATGCCCTAATTGCTTCACTAGGGCCGGTATGAGCATATTTCATAAACCATTGTGGTTCATAGGCACCAACGCCTATCATAGCAATGTCAATAGTATAGTCTTTGCCAATCTCGGCAAAGTGCTGTGCGTAGCCACTATCGCCAGCAAAGAAAATGGTTTTGTCTGCCTTTTTATCCTTAATCATAAAACCTCCCCAAAGATTTTTGTTGGTATCGGTTAGCCATCTTCTTGACCAATGCTGACTTGGCAGATAATCAATACTAATGTTATTTGAGGTGTTAAACTGTTGAAACCAACCTGCTTCTTGAATTTCATTTTTTACACCCCAACTTTTCAATATTTTTCCAATTTCTAAACCTGTTAGTATAATTGCCGAGGGATTGTATGCACACAATTGCAGAATACTTTCTTTATCAATATGATCCCGATGATTGTGAGAAAGTAGCAGGTAATCTACATTATTCAAATCGGGTATTTCAAAAGGCACTTTGGTATAGCGTTTTAAAAACCTATTTTCAGTAATTACGGGGTCTATCAACAATCGAGTACCATTCAAATCAATAATAAAACAAGCGTGGCCTACCGGAATTATGGCATTCACACTTTTATCCCTAATTTTATCAATTAGTTGCCAAGAAAGTGGCGAAACTTGATTTTTTTTAAGTTTGGTTATTGGGCTCTTATTCGTCTGCCATTTCAATACTTCTTTGAAACTATTAATGTGGTCGCCGTGCAAGTTGGTGTACAGTCCCTTGGGGTTGAGTTCATTCCCTTTCCAATTTTCTTTAATAAATTTTAAATCGGTATTGAATTTTTTTAGTGCCATTTTATGCTAGTTATTTATTAAGAATTGTCGGTGTCTTATTTAACTTTCTTTCCGTTTTTTACAAAAGTAATGGTTTCAGTACAATCATGCCCATGTGCCTACAGCTAAAGCTAGAGGCAATTGAAAAATATAAATACAGCCTAAATAGTTGCCTTTTTTGTTAAAAATGGAATTACTTTTTTTAGAAATTCTTCGTGATATTGAAATATACCACCATGCCCAGAATTAGGATAAATTACAACAGGTTCGGCATTGGGGAAACGCTTTGCCAAATCATACGAATTGGGTGTCGGTACCATTCTATCATTGTCGCCATTGGCTACTAATACTGGATGTTTAAAAACGCTTAAATCAGCAGGAGTTTCATGTCCCCAAGCTTCAATGGCTTTGAGTTGTGCTTTGAGTACGCTCAATTTTACACTTTTGTCTCTATTTTCAGATCTTTCTTTTAATCTTTTCAAGAAATCTTTGGCGGCTACTTTACCTTCTTTATTTTGGGTAAAGAATAAATAAAATTTAGGGTCTCTGAATGAAAATATCCCTTTGAAAATATCTTTATAAGTCAAACCAACCACATCGCTCACGCCTGCACCGCCTCTAGGGCCTGTACCTGCAAGAATGATTTTACGAGCCAAAGTGGGTTCTACCAAAAGTAATTCTTGAGTAATAAAACCACCCATTGAGAACGCAACAATATCTACTTGTTTGTAACCCAAGGCGTGAATAAAGGCAATAGCATCTTTGGCCATATCAGCAATGCTTTTGCCTTGTTTGCCTGTTGTAGCACCTACACCTCTGTAATCAAAAGAAATAATTTGACGTTCAGCCGCTATGGCGTCCATAATTCTTGGGTCGCAATTATCAAGGTTTGCCGTTAAGTGATTAAAATACACTACCGGTATATCGCCTGTTTTGCCATAAGAGCGGTAGGCAAATTTGATTCCGTTGGCTTCTACAAATTGAGTAGGAACGGTGGCGTAGGCATATTTGGCACTATCGCTTTGAGCATTTGATTTTAATAGTGTAGCTAACGTTAAAATTGTTAGCAGAAATATTTTTTTCATTTTGTTTATATCTTAAAGAGTTGATTTTGTTTTAGAAAAATAAATATTTGAAATGATGAGCGGTATCATAAAAAAAACAGGCATTGCTACAATATTTATAGGGTCGTTTGCTGCATAATGAGCAATGGTTGCCATGATAAACGTAATGCCAAAACCAGCATACGCCCATTCTTTTATTTTACTCGAAAAAACCGGAATAAGTAAAACAAGAACACCAATGACTTTGGCTATAGCAAGCTCTATTCTAAAAGCATCAGAGTAGCCTAAATGCTTAAATCCTTCTTCCATTTTTGGGTCAGTAACATACATGTAAGCACTCATTAACATGGTTAAACCTAACAAACCAGTTGATACCCAATAGATAATTTTATCTTTTTTCATTTTGATAAAATTTAAGCGTTATTTAATTGTTTAAGTATTGTTTTCTCTAAAAACCCATACGCAAAATGTTGTAAATTAACCAATACCGATAAGCCTTTTCCAACCAAGTTTCTAAATTTAGGTTTGTCTGTTTCAACAACTTTAAGCACTTTTGTTGCAACTTTAGAAGCATCCTCTCCTTGAGCAACTATAAAATCAGCATATTTTTGGCTTTTCGCTCTTAAAGAGTTGTAATCTTCAATTTTATTTACGGTTGTAGATGCATTAGACATAATGTTTGTTTTGAAAGAACCTGGTTCAATCATGGCTACACGAATGTTAAACTCTGTTAATTCATAGCGCAATGCTTTGTAATACCCTTCTAAAGCATGTTTAGAAGCGGCATAATAAGAAGTACTCGGAAAAGCAACTAGCCCAGTGATAGAGCCAACAGTTATGATTTTTCCCGATTTTTGTTTTCTAAAATAAGGTAAAATTGAATTTGTGACTTTGATAGTTCCCCAAAAGTTAGTTTCAAATTGTTTTCGGCCTAATTCTATCGGAATTTCTTCTGCAATACCATTGACCAAAAATCCCGCATTGTTAATCAAAACATCTAACTTGCCAATTTCTTTAAAAAGTCTTTCAGGCAAGGTATTTATTGACTCGTCTGAATCAAGGTCTAAAGCAACCATTTTGAAAGGGACTTGGGTTTTACTTGGGTTTCGGCTGGTGCCTATTACATTGTATCCGCTTTGATGCAATTGGTTAGCAATTAATAATCCAAACCCTGATGATGCTCCGGTAACTAAAATATTTTGTTTCATTTTATTGTATTTAAAAATTAATTTATAAATTTGCTTGCGTTTTGCAAGTACAAAGATAAACACATTCACTTGTTATTTGCAAGTGATTTTAAAAATATTTTTAATTTTTTTTTATGAAAACAACAAAAAAAAGATCCGATTGCCCTATTAGCTGCACTTTAGACGTGTTTGGCGACAAATGGTCGTTCTTGATAATTAGGGATTTATTATTTAAAAAAGAGTGCACTTATGGCGATTTTCTGAAGTCGGCAGAAGGAATTGCTACCAATATTTTAGCCAATAGATTGGTTACTTTAGAAGAAAATAAAGTAATCGAAAAATTAGAACACCCCACAAGTAAAGCCAAAGTGTTGTACCGATTAACCCCAAAAGGAATAGATTTACTCCCAGTTTTAATAGAAATTCATCTTTGGTTTGAAAAACATGGAACAATTCCAGACGAGATTAGAGAAATGCTTGAAATGGTAAAAAAAGACAAGGTTGGTTTTATAGAAAGTTTTACCAAAATGCTCCAAAGTTGATACTAATTATGTCCAGTTTAAAAAAGCATACATGCTATTCAATTTTTTGAATTTAAGTAAAAAATATTAAAGGGTTCGAACCGTAAAATTCAATAAGTATAAGGGTTTAGAATTATGGTCTTGATGCACCATCAAAAAGCCTGTAAAAACAAGTGCTTACAGGCTTTTAAGTTTCTTTTGAACTTCTTGATGCAAATTAAAACCTTTAAAACCTAAATTAAAGTCAAAAGATACCCTACTAGTGAACCGCCTAAAACTATAAAAGCACTATTAATTTTCTTGTAATTAAATGTTACAATAATACTTAATAAAGCGATTAAAATAGTTCGCCAATCTATTATAGTTTCCTTTCCCATTTCTAAGCATATAGAAATTATGATTGCTATTGATGCAACATTTACAGCATCCAAAAAGGTGGAAAACATTTTAGAATTCCGCATTTTTTTTACCAATGGATTTAATAATGCAACAAAAATAAAGGATGGTAAAAAAATGGCAATAGTTGAAATAATTGACCCTGAAAATCCATTAATTTGGTAACCGATAAAAGTTACTGACGAAAAAACTGGACCTGGCGTAAATTGCCCTACTGCGATTGCATCTATTAATTGTGTTCTCGACAAAAGTCCTGTTGCAACTAATTCTGCATCAAGAAAAGCGAAAAGTACATAGCCACTTCCGTATAAAATTGCACCAATTTTTAAGAAGATTAAGAATAAATTCAGGTTTGTTGGAGAAATTATATTGGTGTTTGAAACTTGAAAAAAAGTTAACGGAATAAAAGCATTTATACTTTTATTCGTGTTCTGTTTTAAATAATAAATCAATAATGCAATTATTCCTGCACCAAACATTAAAACTATTTCATTGTAATTTAGAAGTGAAAAAATCAAAACGACAGCTCCAATAATTCCCAATTGAATTGTTTTTAAGGATTTTTTTGCTAACGGAAATATTGCTGAAAGAATAATTGCAATGATTGCTGGTTTTATTCCATATAAAAAAGGTTTTACTTCAGGAATTTGTCCATATTCTTTATATAACCAAGCAAAAAATCCTGTTATGATTACTGCTGGAAAAATAAAACAAATTCCCGCTGTAATTAGTCCTTTCCAACCTGCTTTTTCGTGTCCGATGTGAATAGCCATTTCTGTACTATTTGGACCAGGAATTAAATTTGTTGCTCCGATTAAGTCAAGAAAATGTTGTTCGGTTAGCCACTTTTTTTTGAAGACTACTTCATCTTGCATCATCGCAATATGTACAGCTGGACCACCAAAACCAATAATGCCAAGTTTCAAAAATAATTTTGCTATTTCTTTTAAATTATTTTTCTCCGTCATTTTTATTTAATTTGGTATCAAACGACCATTTTCCTGCACCTTCAATCAAAAGAAAAATTCCCCCCAATAACATTGCCCAATCTGTTCTACTTCCGTGAAGCATTTCCCAAAAACCATCGTTTTTAAGAACTTCTGCTTTGGTTGTAGCGATTGCAACCAGCATAATTATAATAATTGGAATACTTGCCAAACGTGTAAAAAGTCCAATTAGGATTAATATGCCACAAAGTATTTCAAAAAAACCAACAAAACTGCCTAAAAATTCTGGCGATGGTAAACCAATTTTAGCAAATCTTCCTGCGCCCAATGTCTCAGGAAATAAAAATTTTTGTATTCCTTCTGAAAAAAATACTGCTCCAACCATTAGACGTACTAAAATGGTTGTTTTTGAATTATCTGTATTTATTATTTTCTGCAACATAATTAATTTTTTATTTGAAAATCTTGATTTGAAAATGGCGGAATTTTAGGAACGACGATTACATTGTATTCGTGATCTGTAGCTTGATGACAAGAATTGCAAGAATTTGTGAGATTTGTGTAATTTCTCTGAAACATTTCTTTATTCTTTTTTAGAATAGAATTACTTAAACTATCCATTGCTAAATTAATCATTCCAATAGATTTGGTTTCGGTTCTGTCGGAACAATATTTTTGAATTCCTTCTAAATTTTCTTTAATTTCATTCATTTCAAAATCGGCTAATTTCCAATTTTGATTTTCTCCTGCAAACCAAAGTTTAGCGTGATGAATTTGTATGCTACCCATAAACTCTCCAAATCCGGGCTTGTATGTTTCGGAAAGTTTATTTTCTAAACTGTCTATTTTAGTTTGCAAGACTTTAGTTTTATCTGCTTGTTGATTGCAAGAAACTACAATAAAAAGTAAAAGGATTAATGGAATATATTTTTTCATTTTAAGAGAGAATTTGTTATTTCTGTGATTTTTATCAAGCTGTTGCAAAACTTGTTTACACTGCCCACAAAATGACATTAATCTAACCCTATATCAGGTTGGATTTCCATCAAATTTAAGGGAGCCTTATCTTCGTAGTAAATATAATGTTTTATAAATTTATCAAAAAATAGTTTTTTCTGAAGTAAAAATGCCTCACGGAATTGCGATATATTCTTATTTATACGTTGTCTTTGTGCTTATCCTTTTGCACCAAATGTTTCAGATCGGGGTCATTTTTAATCCGCTCCAATTCGCTTTCTATAATCAGAACAATGTCTCGTTTTATCTGCTTATAATTGGCTTCTATTTCCTGTTTCATATTGTCTTTACCTTGAGCATCTACAAAAGATAAAATTTGCGGTAACTTCTGATAGTCTTTTGTCTCGGATACAACCTTTTCATTATCCACTACTATTTCAGAATGGAAAATCTTCTGCTCAATACGTTCATCAAAATTATCTGACACTGCGCCCACGAATATACCTTGTGTGAGTGTAGATATTTTGGAAGCGGGGATAAGACTGTCTAATTGTGTAGATATGGAAGTAGATTTATCGTTACGGTTAATAGTTATACTCTGTCGTTTCTGCAGTACTTTTCCGAAACGCTCCGAAAGGCTTTTTGCCGTTTCTCCAACAACTTGCCCGCTAAAAATATTACCTACCGTATTTTGAATAACCTTGCTTTCCTTGTCTCCGTAATCCCTTGTTAATTGGGAAAAATCTTGAAAGCCCAAACAAACTGCAACCTTATTACTACGGGCAGTTGCGATAAGATTGTCCAGCCCTCTAAAATATATCGTAGGCAATTCATCTATGATTACGGAACTTTTTAATTGCCCTTTTTTGTTGATGAGCTTTACAATTCTTGAATTGTACAATCCCAATGCTGCGGAGTAAATATTCTGGCGGTCGGGATTATTACCAACACACAAAATTTTAGGTGCTGCTGGGTTATTGATGTCTAAAGAAAAATCATCGCCCGTCATTACCCAATACAACTGTGGGCTAATCATTCTTGACAAAGGGATTTTTGCCGATGCAATCTGCCCCTGTAATTGGTCTTGCGCACCGCTTTGCCACGCATCCATAAAAGGGGATAAATAATTTTCCAAATCGGGATAGGAAGTTAAAATTGTGAATACGTCCGAATACTTTTTATTCAGCAATTCAATGGCGTGTGGGAATGTACAATACTTACCATCTTCATAGATTTTCAGATACCAAATAATGGCAGCCAATAGTATAATTGGACTTTCCACAAAAAAATCCCCTTGTTTCTGTATCCAAGACCTGTTGAGGTTCAGCATTATGGTATAAGCAGCTTCGTAAGCATCGGAAATGTCCGTCATAAAATCAGGATTAAGCGGATTACAACGATGACTCTTACGTGGATCGTCAAAATTGATGACGTAAAATTTGGGCTGAACTTTATACTTATCCTGATGCATTAATAAATGATTGTAGGCAATGGTAGAAAGGTCATCAAACTTGAAATCGTAGATGTACATCGAAAATCCTTTTTCAATCTGTTGTTTGATGTAATTATTGATAATTGCATACGATTTTCCTGAACCCGGAGTTCCCAAAACAATCGTTGCCCGAAAAGGATTGACTATGTTAATCCAGCCATTGTTCCATTTTCCTTTGTAGTAAAATTTTGTAGGAAGATTGACAGAATATTCGTTTTCTATCAGTTTGGTTTCCTGTTGGAAACTCTCGTTTTCATTATTGAAAACATCGTCCATCAGATTAGTGCGGAGCAATCGGCTCATCCAAACTCCGGCTACCATTAAAGCGATATAACCTAAACCTGTGGTAAGGATATAAAGGATTGGAGCGGTAATTATTGATAGCTTTAATAAGGGTGTGTTCAGAAAAAACAGAACAAAGCCAATCCCCAAAGCCACATAAATTTTAGACCAGGTTATTTTTTCATTCTTTACACCTTTTGTACCTAAACAGCTTAGTGCCAATAATACCAAAGCAAACAGCTTGGTATATAAGCTATGCGAAAACAGCCCGGCGGTACGTTGAAAATTGCCTAATATTTTATTGATTACTTCTAAAGTCCAGCCACGTTCCATAAAGAAACCGTAGCAGAACCAATAAAAGTGCATCAGTACCAAAAGAATACTTACTGCCCGCATAAATGCCATAATCTTGGCAAGTCCTCGTAAATCATCTTCTCCCTGCATTATTTTAATTTTTAATGTTCGGGCTTGAATTTAAAGACTGTGCAGCTCGGCTATAAGAATGTGGCAGTCAATGGCAGTTCGTGGCAGTGTTTGGCTTGTACAAAATAAATTTACGTTATTACGGAAAACCGTAAGTAATAAAAACTTAAAACTTGTAGTTTTAACGAAATTTAAAAATTATAGTTATGGCAGAATTTGACGAAAATGACTTGGTTCATAAAGATTATGAAAACAAGACAACTACTGGCGATGACCCAGAATATACAGGCACTAAAGACAGAGTTCGTGTAAACAAAAAAGAACGTTATGAAGTAATAGACTTTTGTAACGAGTTTATGAAAACCCACGATTTAAAAAATAAATCCAGTTTTCAAAAAATTGAAGAAATAATAAGACTTCCAGAAGCTAGTAACATTGTAATGCGAGATAAACTAAATGAATTTGTTACTCAAAATTGGAAAAAATAGTAGTAGGAACATTTCTTTATAGATTTGGACTATCCGATAAATTTGATACTTTTCTCGGATAGTTTGATTTTATCTTTAATTACCAGTATTCCTTTTTCTTTTCTTCTTCATCTTATTAGTAAAATCCTGTTCCTCATAATCTTCGCCCTGTGTTTCGGGCAATAAACCGCCTAATGCTTCAATCAAGCCGTCTTCGTGTTTTTCAATAGTATTCAAGAAATTGAATAATTGGTGCGGTTCTTCCGCAGGAAGACCTGCATCATTTGGTCTTGATATTTTCGATTGTAGTTTAACCGGCTCTTTAATGTCGGGTTTGATATTAATGTCGGGTTTGATATTATTGTTCCAATAATCATTAAAGGTATTGGCAGAAAGTTCCTTACTTAAACGTGATTCGTTCCAAACTGCTTTTGAATTATGGTCAATAAAAGTTATTCCGTAAATACGTCCTGTGTCATTCCTGCGTA of Flavobacterium marginilacus contains these proteins:
- the mobC gene encoding conjugal transfer protein MobC encodes the protein MQGEDDLRGLAKIMAFMRAVSILLVLMHFYWFCYGFFMERGWTLEVINKILGNFQRTAGLFSHSLYTKLFALVLLALSCLGTKGVKNEKITWSKIYVALGIGFVLFFLNTPLLKLSIITAPILYILTTGLGYIALMVAGVWMSRLLRTNLMDDVFNNENESFQQETKLIENEYSVNLPTKFYYKGKWNNGWINIVNPFRATIVLGTPGSGKSYAIINNYIKQQIEKGFSMYIYDFKFDDLSTIAYNHLLMHQDKYKVQPKFYVINFDDPRKSHRCNPLNPDFMTDISDAYEAAYTIMLNLNRSWIQKQGDFFVESPIILLAAIIWYLKIYEDGKYCTFPHAIELLNKKYSDVFTILTSYPDLENYLSPFMDAWQSGAQDQLQGQIASAKIPLSRMISPQLYWVMTGDDFSLDINNPAAPKILCVGNNPDRQNIYSAALGLYNSRIVKLINKKGQLKSSVIIDELPTIYFRGLDNLIATARSNKVAVCLGFQDFSQLTRDYGDKESKVIQNTVGNIFSGQVVGETAKSLSERFGKVLQKRQSITINRNDKSTSISTQLDSLIPASKISTLTQGIFVGAVSDNFDERIEQKIFHSEIVVDNEKVVSETKDYQKLPQILSFVDAQGKDNMKQEIEANYKQIKRDIVLIIESELERIKNDPDLKHLVQKDKHKDNV